In the Acidobacteriota bacterium genome, TCTCTAGAGTCCTGGAACGAAACCAGGACCTGCGAGCGGCAGCGGCTCGCATCGAAGCGGCCCAGGCACAGTCTCGCATCGCCGCGGCCGCCCAATTGCCCCAACTGGACGCAAGCTTCGACCTGGGAGGCCGCAAGCAGAACTTTTTGGGACTTCGCTTGCCCGGTGCGGAGGGGAGGGTGTTGAGCCGGACTTTCTCCAGCACGGGTCTGTCGCTCAATCTGGGCTGGGAGGCGGACTTGTGGGGAAAAGTAAAGGCCGGAAAGCTGGCGGCAATGGCAAACACCCAGGCGCGCCAGGCGGAACTGGCGGCGGCCCGCCTGTCGCTGTCGGCACAGGCAACCAGGGCCTGGTTCGCAGCGATTGAGGCACACCGCCAACTCGAATTGGCTCGATCTTCGGTGGAGAGCTACGAGATATCGGCCGGGCGCATTCGGGCTCGCTTTGAAGGCGGTGTCCGGCCCGCCCTGGATCTGCGCCTGGCCCTGGCCGAGTTGAAAATCGCCGAAGCGGCGCTGCAGTCGCGCCTCGAGAGTGCAGATCGCAGTGTCCGTCAGCTTCAAATCCTCATGGGCGACTATCCGGACGGCCAGCATGAGTTGGGGAGGGACCTGCCCAAGGGGCCCGACCGAGTCCCGACCGGCCTGCCTTCCGAACTGGTCCACCGTCGGGCGGATCTGGTGGCGGCCGAACGGGATTTGCTGGCAGCCGACGCCAGAATCGCCGAGGCCAAGGCGCAGCTCCGGCCCAGTTTCAGCCTGACCTCCACTTTTGGCACGTCCAGCGACCAGTTGCGGAACCTGCTGTCGGCTGAATTATTGGTGTGGTCTCTGATCGGAAACGTAGTACAGCCGGTCTTCAACCGGGGCAGACTGAAGGCCGGAGTTACCCTCAACCAGGCGCGGGCGGAAGAGGCGGCGGCCAGATACGAGAGCGCCGTTCTGGCTGCCTACAACGACGTGGAAGCGTCCCTGGCGGCGGAAGAGGTAATCCGACGACGGCGGCAGGCGTTGGAGGAGGCCGCCGAACAATCGGTAGCTGCTCGGGATCTGGCCGAGCAGCGGTACCGCTCGGGTCTGGCGGGGATCATTACCTTGCTGGCTGCCCAAAGGACGGCGATCGATTCGGAAAGCCAGTTGCTGACCCTCCGGCGCCTGCAGCTCGACAACCGGGTCAACCTGCACTTGGCTCTGGGAGGGAGCTTCTAAGGATATCTTATCAGTCGGAATTGGAATCAGCCGTAATCCCTAAGGAAAGTGGGTATGAAACTAGCACTCAAGATCGGGCTTCCCATCTTGGTATTGGCCCTGGGCGCCTATGTCGCCCTGTTGATCATAGGAGCCAAGCCCGAGCCGGAGCAGCGTCCGCCGGAAATCTCGCTGCCGCTGGTTCACGTCATGGAGGTGAAACCGGAGAGTCGCCGGTTGACCGTGCACGCTGAGGGTACCGTGGCGCCAAGAACCACCTCTCAGTTGACCGCAGAAGTTTCGGGACGAGTGGTTTGGGTGTCACCGGCACTGGTTGCCGGCGGCTTCTTCAACGACGGGGAAGTACTTCTCCGAATCGATTCGAGGGTCTATCAATTGGCGGTGGTGCGAGCCCGAGCCGCGGTGGCACAAGCCAAGCTCAAGCTGGCGACCGAGGAGCAGGAAGCCGCGTTGGCCAGGCAGGAATGGGAAAATCTGGGCAGCGGGCCTCCAACCGCGCTGGTATTGCGAGAACCCCAGATCAATGAGGCGAAAGCTTCGCTGGCAGCGGCTGAAGCTGCCCTGGAACATGCCGAGTATGATCTGGAGCGCACCGAGGTCAAGGCT is a window encoding:
- a CDS encoding efflux transporter outer membrane subunit, producing the protein MKVPDAWTGAEAVPAAGQGDWWNSFGDEGLDGVVSRVLERNQDLRAAAARIEAAQAQSRIAAAAQLPQLDASFDLGGRKQNFLGLRLPGAEGRVLSRTFSSTGLSLNLGWEADLWGKVKAGKLAAMANTQARQAELAAARLSLSAQATRAWFAAIEAHRQLELARSSVESYEISAGRIRARFEGGVRPALDLRLALAELKIAEAALQSRLESADRSVRQLQILMGDYPDGQHELGRDLPKGPDRVPTGLPSELVHRRADLVAAERDLLAADARIAEAKAQLRPSFSLTSTFGTSSDQLRNLLSAELLVWSLIGNVVQPVFNRGRLKAGVTLNQARAEEAAARYESAVLAAYNDVEASLAAEEVIRRRRQALEEAAEQSVAARDLAEQRYRSGLAGIITLLAAQRTAIDSESQLLTLRRLQLDNRVNLHLALGGSF